Genomic segment of Streptococcus australis:
ATCCTCGAAATGGGTTCTGGAATGGGAATTCTGGGTGCTACTTTCTTGATATCTCTTGCTAAAAAAGTAGATTACTTGGGAATTGAAGTGGATGACTTGCTGATTGATTTGGCGGCTAGTATGGCAGATGTGATTGGTTTGCAGGCTGGTTTTGTTCAGGGTGATGCCGTTCGTCCGCAAATGCTTAAAGAAAGCGATGTGGTCATTAGCGACTTGCCTGTCGGCTATTACCCAGACGATGCCATCGCTTCACGCTATCAAGTGGCTTCTAGCCAAGAACATACCTATGCCCATCATTTGCTGATGGAGCAAGGTCTCAAGTATCTCAAGTCAGATGGCTATGCTATTTTTTTAGCTCCGAGCGACTTGTTGACCAGTCCTCAAAGTGATTTGTTAAAAGGTTGGCTCAAAGACGAAGTGAGTCTGGCTGCTATCATCGCTCTGCCAGAGGATATTTTCTCAACTGCAAGCCAAGCTAAAAGTATTTTTGTCTTACAGAAGAAAAGAGAC
This window contains:
- a CDS encoding class I SAM-dependent methyltransferase, coding for MNFEKIEQAYTYLLENVQVIQSDLVTNFYDALVEQNSIYLDGETKLEQVKENNQALKRLALRKEEWLKTYQFLLMKAGQTEPLQANHQFTPDAIALLLVLVVEELFEQEEISILEMGSGMGILGATFLISLAKKVDYLGIEVDDLLIDLAASMADVIGLQAGFVQGDAVRPQMLKESDVVISDLPVGYYPDDAIASRYQVASSQEHTYAHHLLMEQGLKYLKSDGYAIFLAPSDLLTSPQSDLLKGWLKDEVSLAAIIALPEDIFSTASQAKSIFVLQKKRDKEIEPFVYPLTSLQDPAALMKFKENFQKWSKGTEM